From the genome of Candidatus Dormiibacterota bacterium, one region includes:
- a CDS encoding PilZ domain-containing protein, with the protein MTGPVPDKRKGKPRILRRLPVRFGTDAKMCGGVVSDISEGGMRIESPESFAVNSVITVFVQFPRHSVRLRVRVIWCSAAGGGAPIMGLALTQPEPTLKRAYAEWVAEVKLAAAEIPPVDAPAATAPPPEAPRPEPAPAPPAAAPPAAEPKGPITRRLESRQGQSYEAILERQPQGWNLTIVQLPRQLGVGAPDFVGSCPDYASAEKALRDFVRSH; encoded by the coding sequence ATGACGGGACCCGTGCCCGACAAGAGGAAGGGAAAGCCGCGCATCCTGCGCCGGCTGCCGGTCCGCTTCGGCACCGACGCGAAGATGTGCGGCGGCGTCGTCTCGGACATCTCCGAGGGGGGCATGCGCATCGAGAGCCCCGAATCGTTCGCCGTCAACTCGGTGATCACGGTGTTCGTGCAGTTCCCGCGCCACTCCGTGCGCCTGCGGGTCCGGGTCATCTGGTGCAGCGCGGCCGGCGGCGGCGCGCCGATCATGGGGCTGGCGCTGACGCAGCCGGAGCCGACGCTCAAGCGCGCCTACGCCGAGTGGGTCGCGGAGGTCAAGCTGGCGGCCGCCGAGATACCGCCGGTCGACGCGCCGGCGGCGACGGCCCCGCCGCCCGAGGCACCCCGGCCCGAGCCGGCCCCCGCACCTCCGGCCGCGGCGCCGCCAGCAGCCGAGCCCAAGGGGCCGATCACGAGGCGGCTGGAGAGCCGGCAGGGGCAATCGTACGAGGCGATCCTCGAGCGCCAGCCGCAGGGATGGAACCTCACGATCGTGCAGCTTCCCCGCCAGCTCGGTGTGGGCGCCCCCGACTTCGTCGGCTCGTGCCCCGACTACGCCAGCGCCGAGAAGGCGCTGCGCGACTTCGTCCGCAGCCACTAA
- a CDS encoding tetratricopeptide repeat protein encodes MDGDSGTAGVAAPGDARPERRARAVTAAIGAAVAALFLLILALCTTCLTDTDLYWHLETGDRIRRTGQIPRADPFSYTVIGHRWIDVHWLYQTGLSLLHAMGGTRALELLRAAVILGVFVFLFRRCRRAAGITLVVSVLLLVTLACQERFLVRPEIVSWGLMLAVLSVLERALDAGGRPARARLLFAALPALQILWVNLQGLFILEPVLIALALVAALIESIRTRAAPGAVVSRPDADRPIDFLLALAAASVVSLVNPYGAAALRLPFDQFFVHLGGKSLLSRTIAEFQPPLFGDPVTPSIVAFVVLAAVTLLAIVADFPRVRAFDLLVTVATLAVALRARRNIPLFALAAAPVLARHASALLSPARAWIGRLAPAASKLGRRARAAAGIAAPALLAAGSLALTSAVVTNRFFMAQPTERWFGTGEIPHYFPDESARFVSDDGIPGNVFHSLSVGGYLIHAWRGERGVFIDGRNDPYLDDILPTYLRAVADPAAFEETARRYQITAVLWPHQRALEGKRLLSYLARGHGWVLVHLDPAASVYLRADLLSPARLDEGPFPAGHDRRETYDDLARRLEKRPFHGPPIREIALGEFFSVSGDAVGAGYFYARALDRLPDSAAVLYGYALALERQGKAKEARAAYARAVAADAGYLPARAAEGAFLLEEGRVKEAEENLDAAYRGGERSARLLDARARLFERKGDFPRAVASYSEALHLSPRDTGLLRSLAQFYVRQDELSSALPLYTTASEIDPDDPVTAREMAGLLVRLGRSSAALDVCRDASGRALDRLAGGPTGDWTAGQQAREDDRRLLLLSADLESRSGDRARAAEYLAALARAGLAGD; translated from the coding sequence ATGGACGGAGACAGCGGAACGGCAGGAGTCGCGGCACCCGGCGACGCACGGCCGGAGAGGCGCGCGCGGGCGGTGACGGCGGCGATAGGCGCCGCCGTCGCGGCGTTGTTCCTTCTGATCCTGGCCCTCTGCACGACCTGCCTGACCGACACCGACCTCTACTGGCACCTCGAGACGGGGGATCGGATCCGGCGGACCGGCCAGATCCCCCGCGCCGACCCTTTCTCGTACACGGTGATCGGACACCGCTGGATCGACGTCCACTGGCTGTACCAGACCGGCCTGTCGCTCCTGCACGCGATGGGCGGAACCCGCGCCCTGGAGCTGCTGCGGGCGGCGGTGATCCTCGGCGTGTTCGTCTTCCTGTTCCGACGCTGCCGGCGGGCCGCCGGCATCACCCTGGTCGTCTCGGTGCTGCTCCTGGTGACGCTGGCCTGCCAGGAGCGGTTCCTCGTGCGCCCGGAGATCGTGTCGTGGGGGCTGATGCTGGCCGTCCTCTCGGTGCTGGAGAGGGCGCTCGACGCCGGCGGGCGCCCGGCGCGGGCGCGCCTGCTGTTCGCAGCCCTTCCGGCCCTTCAGATCCTCTGGGTGAACCTGCAAGGGCTGTTCATTCTCGAGCCGGTCTTGATCGCGCTGGCGCTGGTCGCGGCGCTTATCGAGTCCATCCGGACCCGCGCCGCGCCGGGCGCCGTCGTGAGCCGCCCCGACGCGGACAGGCCGATCGATTTCCTTCTGGCGCTGGCCGCGGCGTCGGTGGTGTCGCTCGTCAACCCCTACGGGGCCGCCGCCCTGCGGCTGCCGTTCGACCAGTTCTTCGTTCATTTGGGCGGAAAGAGTCTGCTGTCGCGCACCATCGCGGAATTCCAGCCGCCGCTCTTCGGCGATCCCGTGACGCCGTCGATCGTGGCGTTCGTGGTGCTGGCCGCCGTAACACTCCTCGCGATCGTCGCCGACTTCCCCCGCGTTCGAGCGTTCGATCTCCTGGTGACGGTCGCGACCCTGGCCGTGGCGCTGCGCGCGCGGCGCAACATCCCGCTGTTCGCGCTGGCGGCCGCCCCGGTCCTGGCCCGGCACGCCTCGGCGCTCCTGTCGCCTGCGCGGGCGTGGATCGGGCGCCTCGCGCCCGCCGCCTCGAAGCTCGGAAGGCGCGCACGCGCCGCGGCCGGGATCGCCGCCCCCGCGCTCCTGGCCGCGGGCTCGCTGGCCCTGACGTCCGCGGTCGTCACCAACCGCTTCTTCATGGCGCAGCCGACGGAGAGATGGTTCGGCACCGGGGAGATCCCGCACTACTTTCCGGACGAGTCGGCCCGGTTCGTGTCCGACGACGGCATCCCGGGGAACGTGTTCCACAGCCTGTCGGTCGGCGGGTACCTGATCCACGCCTGGCGCGGGGAGAGGGGCGTGTTCATCGACGGACGGAACGATCCGTACCTGGACGACATCCTGCCGACGTACCTGAGGGCGGTCGCCGACCCGGCCGCCTTCGAGGAGACGGCGCGGCGCTACCAGATCACCGCCGTCCTCTGGCCGCACCAGCGCGCCCTCGAGGGGAAGAGGCTCCTTTCCTATCTGGCGCGCGGTCACGGCTGGGTCCTCGTCCATCTCGACCCCGCCGCGTCGGTCTACCTGCGCGCCGACCTGCTGTCCCCCGCGCGCCTCGACGAAGGTCCGTTTCCGGCGGGCCACGATCGCCGCGAGACCTACGACGACCTGGCCCGCCGGCTGGAGAAGCGGCCGTTCCACGGCCCGCCCATCCGCGAGATCGCCCTCGGGGAGTTCTTCAGCGTGTCGGGTGACGCTGTCGGGGCCGGATATTTCTACGCGAGGGCCCTCGACCGCCTGCCGGACAGCGCCGCCGTGCTGTACGGCTACGCCCTCGCCCTCGAGCGGCAGGGGAAGGCGAAGGAGGCGCGCGCCGCCTACGCGCGGGCTGTGGCCGCGGATGCCGGCTATCTCCCGGCGCGCGCCGCGGAGGGGGCGTTCCTGCTCGAGGAGGGGAGGGTGAAGGAGGCCGAGGAGAATCTCGACGCGGCGTACCGCGGCGGCGAGAGGAGCGCGCGCCTTCTCGACGCCCGCGCCCGGCTGTTCGAGCGGAAGGGGGACTTCCCGCGAGCGGTCGCGTCCTACAGCGAGGCGCTCCATCTGTCTCCGCGCGACACCGGTCTTCTGAGATCCCTGGCGCAGTTCTACGTGCGTCAGGACGAGTTGTCCTCCGCGCTGCCGCTCTACACCACCGCCTCCGAGATCGATCCGGACGACCCGGTGACCGCCCGGGAGATGGCCGGGCTCCTCGTCCGCCTGGGACGCAGCAGCGCGGCTCTCGACGTGTGCCGCGACGCCTCCGGCCGCGCCCTGGATCGCCTGGCGGGCGGGCCGACGGGCGACTGGACCGCCGGTCAACAGGCGCGCGAGGATGATCGACGGCTCCTGCTGCTGTCGGCCGACCTGGAGTCGCGATCGGGCGACCGCGCGCGCGCCGCGGAGTACCTCGCGGCGCTGGCCAGGGCGGGACTGGCGGGGGATTAG
- a CDS encoding succinylglutamate desuccinylase/aspartoacylase family protein, which yields MRGHGALLFPFLAWMATLCAAGTKTPVEVGSARAVAGQKVRGVLKVAESADGTPIILPLTIAAGRKPGPVVWVQAATHGDEYGGARALQDVVRGLDPATMSGTLVAAMIANPPAFQGLSRVNPNWDDLMDSGDAFPGKDRFATERIAAAIHDSVRKNAEYFVDMHTGGDRFRQHPFVLYSVAAGAGTEHLDDLARGFGVPTLWRDAVKIFPTSASTVFSGEGIPGFLLEVGGGQPLDPADVRLQADAIRSFLRAVGILPGSAARLKSYTVVSGYRIVTNARGGFFDAAVKAGDRVKEGTVLGTITDVHGDVVETLRAPAGSDIVLGVSTYPATPTGGWLFELGSGLAETP from the coding sequence ATGCGTGGGCATGGCGCGCTGCTCTTCCCTTTCCTCGCGTGGATGGCGACCCTCTGCGCGGCCGGCACGAAGACTCCGGTCGAGGTCGGCAGCGCGCGGGCCGTCGCCGGCCAGAAGGTGCGCGGCGTCCTGAAGGTGGCGGAGAGCGCGGACGGCACGCCCATCATCCTGCCCCTCACCATCGCGGCCGGACGGAAGCCGGGTCCGGTCGTCTGGGTGCAGGCGGCGACGCACGGCGACGAGTACGGCGGCGCGCGGGCGCTGCAGGACGTGGTGCGCGGTCTCGACCCGGCCACGATGTCGGGGACGCTCGTCGCCGCGATGATCGCCAACCCGCCCGCCTTCCAGGGACTGTCGCGCGTGAACCCGAACTGGGACGACCTCATGGACAGCGGAGACGCCTTCCCCGGCAAGGATCGGTTCGCGACCGAGAGGATCGCCGCCGCCATCCACGACTCCGTCAGGAAGAACGCGGAGTACTTCGTCGACATGCACACCGGCGGCGATCGCTTCCGGCAGCACCCGTTCGTCCTCTACTCGGTCGCCGCGGGGGCCGGGACGGAGCACCTCGATGACCTGGCGCGCGGCTTCGGAGTCCCGACGCTCTGGCGCGACGCCGTGAAGATCTTCCCCACCAGCGCCTCCACGGTGTTCAGCGGGGAGGGGATCCCTGGTTTCCTTCTCGAGGTGGGGGGCGGCCAGCCGCTCGATCCGGCCGACGTCCGTCTGCAGGCGGACGCGATCCGCAGCTTCCTGCGCGCCGTCGGCATCCTGCCCGGCTCCGCCGCGCGCCTCAAGTCGTACACCGTCGTGAGCGGCTACCGCATCGTCACCAACGCCCGCGGAGGGTTCTTCGACGCCGCGGTGAAGGCGGGCGATCGCGTCAAGGAAGGAACGGTCCTCGGCACGATCACCGACGTGCACGGCGACGTGGTGGAGACGCTGCGCGCGCCGGCCGGCTCCGACATCGTCCTGGGCGTGAGCACCTACCCCGCCACGCCGACGGGCGGCTGGCTCTTCGAGCTGGGGAGCGGGCTGGCCGAAACGCCCTGA
- the queG gene encoding tRNA epoxyqueuosine(34) reductase QueG: MSAGIMSLARRIENRGLEIGLEAVGFAPIVPSAHALFLKEWLRAGRAGEMSYMERTAEVRINLKQRFPWARTAVVVAAGYLPYKDDRHRQAGLVAHVARYAVGRDYHRVLGGRLEELGRFIETESPGARTQAYADTGPVLERELAALAGLGWFGKNTNLIGPRGNSWILLGQILTDLDLPPDDPVADRCGTCTACIDACPTAAIPAPYVVDATRCISYLTIELRGAIPAGRRADLGDWVFGCDVCQEVCPWNRKTAPVVDEAFLPGPHLETRRLVDLVRLDEKSFREEIRPTALERPRRRGLLRNALIVAANVQDEEALEAAADRLEDADPVVRGSAAWALGRATGAGARAVLERRRGREPDSEVRAEIEAALDRPME; encoded by the coding sequence GTGAGCGCAGGCATCATGTCCCTGGCGCGCCGCATCGAGAACAGGGGACTCGAGATCGGGCTCGAGGCCGTGGGATTCGCTCCGATCGTCCCCTCCGCGCACGCCCTCTTCCTGAAGGAATGGCTGCGCGCCGGTCGGGCCGGCGAAATGTCCTACATGGAGAGGACCGCCGAGGTGCGAATCAACCTAAAGCAGCGCTTTCCCTGGGCGCGCACCGCCGTCGTGGTGGCGGCCGGGTATCTCCCGTATAAAGATGATAGACACCGCCAGGCGGGGCTCGTGGCGCACGTCGCCCGCTACGCCGTGGGACGCGACTATCACCGCGTCCTGGGCGGGAGGCTCGAGGAGCTCGGGAGATTCATCGAGACGGAGTCGCCGGGGGCGCGCACGCAGGCGTACGCCGACACCGGTCCTGTCCTGGAGCGGGAGCTGGCGGCCCTGGCCGGCCTCGGCTGGTTCGGCAAGAACACCAACCTGATCGGCCCGCGCGGCAACTCCTGGATCCTCCTGGGACAGATCCTGACGGACCTCGACCTTCCGCCGGACGACCCGGTCGCCGATCGCTGCGGGACCTGCACGGCCTGCATCGACGCCTGTCCCACTGCGGCCATCCCCGCCCCCTACGTCGTCGACGCCACGCGCTGCATCTCCTACCTGACGATCGAGCTGCGCGGCGCCATCCCGGCCGGCAGGCGCGCCGACCTCGGCGACTGGGTCTTCGGCTGCGACGTCTGCCAGGAGGTCTGTCCCTGGAACAGGAAGACGGCGCCGGTCGTGGACGAGGCGTTCCTGCCGGGCCCGCACCTGGAAACGCGCCGGCTCGTGGACCTGGTCCGTCTCGACGAGAAGTCCTTCCGGGAGGAGATCCGCCCGACCGCATTGGAGCGCCCGCGCCGGCGCGGGCTTCTGCGGAATGCTCTCATCGTCGCCGCGAACGTACAGGACGAAGAGGCGCTCGAGGCCGCCGCGGACAGACTCGAGGACGCGGATCCCGTTGTGCGCGGCTCGGCCGCCTGGGCCCTCGGCCGCGCCACCGGCGCCGGAGCGCGGGCCGTCCTCGAGCGGAGGCGGGGGCGCGAGCCCGATTCCGAGGTCCGCGCCGAGATCGAGGCCGCGCTCGATCGGCCTATGGAGTGA
- a CDS encoding MarC family protein, giving the protein MTGLAIRTFLTMLVVIDPIGLVPMFLALAGDRDAAEQRRIALRAILVAAGILVSFGLGGAWLMGWLGISLDAFRVAGGVLLFRIAVQMVFASYERETKAEKDESRLRQDVSVFPLAIPIIAGPGAIASLLILTGESKAYPLGFVLVLAMTGFVLLLGHMALIVSQPIGRLLGRTGVNVVTRVLGVLLAALAAQYVADGVRGFLA; this is encoded by the coding sequence GTGACCGGTCTCGCGATAAGGACGTTCCTGACGATGCTCGTGGTCATCGACCCGATCGGACTCGTGCCGATGTTCCTGGCGCTGGCGGGGGATCGGGACGCCGCGGAGCAGAGACGCATCGCGCTGCGCGCCATCCTGGTGGCGGCGGGGATCCTGGTGTCGTTCGGCCTGGGCGGCGCCTGGCTGATGGGCTGGCTCGGGATCAGCCTGGATGCCTTCCGGGTGGCCGGGGGCGTCCTGCTGTTCCGCATCGCCGTGCAGATGGTGTTCGCGTCCTATGAGCGGGAGACCAAGGCCGAGAAGGACGAGTCGCGTCTCCGCCAGGACGTCAGCGTCTTCCCGCTGGCGATCCCGATCATCGCCGGGCCGGGCGCCATCGCCAGCCTTCTGATCCTGACCGGCGAGTCGAAGGCCTACCCGCTCGGCTTCGTCCTGGTCCTGGCGATGACCGGTTTCGTCCTGTTGCTCGGTCACATGGCGCTGATCGTGTCGCAGCCGATCGGACGACTCCTCGGCCGGACGGGGGTGAACGTGGTGACGCGCGTGCTCGGCGTCCTTCTGGCGGCCCTGGCCGCGCAGTACGTCGCCGACGGGGTGCGCGGCTTCCTGGCCTGA
- the lhgO gene encoding L-2-hydroxyglutarate oxidase, producing the protein MVGGGIVGLATALAAQRAFAGMEVIVLEKEDRVGVHQSGRNSGVIHSGVYYAPGSMKARLCVEGAAAMSRFCEEHDVPLRRCGKVIVATEPREFSPLEELRRRGVANGVAGLEIIGPERLGEIEPCCRGARALHVPGASITDYTAVTAALARLVADGGGAIRTGTRVLGVVDRGGEVVLETTGGTVSARFAVNCAGLHSDRIARLSGTDPGVAILPFRGEYYELAIGPSRAVRGLIYPVPDPALPFLGAHLTKRIDGGVLAGPSAVLALAREGYRKTDVSLADLADMLSFPGFWRMALRHARSGARETWQSLSKRAFLRALRRLAPGLLPTDLLPGGSGVRAQAVDREGLLVDDFRILPAGRMIHVLNVPSPAATAALVIGRTIVERLTSAFDLGGRS; encoded by the coding sequence ATCGTCGGCGGGGGGATCGTCGGCCTGGCGACGGCGCTCGCGGCCCAGCGTGCCTTCGCCGGGATGGAGGTGATCGTCCTGGAGAAGGAGGACCGTGTCGGGGTCCACCAGAGCGGCCGCAACAGCGGCGTCATCCACTCCGGCGTGTATTACGCTCCGGGGTCGATGAAGGCGCGGCTGTGCGTCGAGGGGGCGGCGGCGATGTCGCGCTTCTGCGAAGAGCACGACGTGCCGCTGCGGCGCTGCGGCAAAGTCATCGTCGCCACGGAGCCGCGCGAATTCTCTCCCCTGGAGGAGCTCCGCCGCCGCGGCGTCGCGAACGGCGTGGCCGGACTCGAGATCATCGGTCCCGAGCGGCTGGGCGAGATCGAGCCCTGCTGCCGGGGCGCGCGGGCCCTGCACGTGCCGGGGGCCTCGATCACCGACTACACCGCGGTCACGGCGGCGCTGGCGCGGCTCGTCGCCGACGGCGGCGGAGCGATCCGCACGGGAACGCGGGTGCTCGGCGTCGTCGACCGCGGCGGCGAAGTCGTGCTCGAGACCACGGGAGGGACCGTGTCCGCCCGCTTCGCCGTCAACTGCGCCGGTCTCCACAGCGACCGGATCGCCCGCCTGTCGGGGACGGATCCCGGCGTGGCCATCCTGCCGTTCCGCGGCGAGTACTACGAGCTCGCGATCGGACCGAGCCGTGCCGTGCGCGGTCTGATCTACCCGGTCCCCGATCCGGCGCTGCCGTTTCTCGGCGCGCACCTCACCAAGCGGATCGACGGAGGCGTCCTCGCCGGCCCGAGCGCCGTCCTGGCCCTGGCGCGCGAGGGGTACCGGAAGACCGACGTCAGCCTCGCCGACCTCGCGGACATGCTGTCCTTCCCCGGCTTCTGGCGCATGGCGCTGCGTCACGCGCGGAGCGGCGCGCGCGAGACGTGGCAGTCGCTGAGCAAGAGGGCGTTCCTGCGCGCCCTCCGCCGGCTGGCGCCCGGCCTTCTGCCAACGGACCTGCTGCCGGGCGGGTCGGGCGTGCGGGCGCAGGCCGTCGATCGAGAGGGCCTCCTGGTGGACGATTTCCGGATCCTGCCGGCGGGACGGATGATCCACGTGCTCAACGTCCCGTCGCCGGCCGCGACCGCGGCGCTCGTGATCGGGCGGACGATCGTCGAGAGGCTGACCTCCGCGTTCGACCTGGGCGGCCGGTCGTGA
- a CDS encoding pyridoxal-phosphate dependent enzyme: MVRRKIHDEEHRERRAGAPVEAPRTPLVLLDGVWVKPEYLNPSGSIKDRVAGFVLQKGLADGTLQEGSEVVEPTSGNAGIALAYWSARLGLRAVVFMPENMTDERKTMIRSHGARLVLTPEPEGVVGAVRRARAYAQERPGRFLFDQFDDEAGVAAQERLGREAVEQAREQGAPPFDVVIAGVGTGGTIVGAGGAVKRAYPKARLVAVEPDASPLVCKQLFARVCPPPALPPLHDYPMAICHLQEGIGDGLVPGIVRRHRAILDDAVLVSDREALEETRRLNRAGHPVGPSSGTNMTVARRLAAEGLTVLTFLPDRIDRYRSLPEFKDL, translated from the coding sequence ATGGTCCGACGGAAAATCCACGATGAGGAACACCGCGAAAGACGCGCCGGCGCCCCGGTGGAGGCGCCGCGAACGCCGCTCGTCCTCCTCGACGGCGTGTGGGTGAAGCCCGAATACCTGAACCCGAGCGGCAGCATCAAGGACCGCGTCGCCGGCTTCGTCCTGCAGAAGGGGCTCGCGGACGGGACACTCCAGGAAGGGAGCGAGGTCGTCGAGCCGACCTCCGGAAACGCCGGCATCGCTCTGGCCTACTGGTCGGCGCGGCTCGGACTGCGGGCGGTCGTGTTCATGCCGGAGAACATGACCGACGAGCGCAAGACGATGATCCGATCACACGGCGCGCGTCTCGTCCTGACACCCGAGCCGGAGGGGGTCGTCGGCGCCGTCCGCCGGGCGCGCGCCTACGCCCAAGAGAGGCCCGGCCGCTTCCTGTTCGACCAGTTCGACGACGAGGCCGGCGTGGCGGCGCAGGAGCGGCTCGGCCGGGAGGCCGTGGAGCAGGCGCGCGAGCAGGGGGCCCCGCCGTTCGACGTCGTGATCGCCGGCGTCGGGACGGGCGGCACCATCGTCGGGGCCGGCGGGGCCGTGAAGAGGGCGTACCCGAAGGCGCGTCTCGTCGCCGTCGAGCCGGACGCCAGCCCGCTCGTGTGCAAGCAGCTGTTCGCGCGCGTCTGCCCTCCCCCCGCCCTGCCCCCCCTGCACGACTATCCGATGGCGATCTGCCACCTGCAGGAGGGGATCGGCGACGGTCTGGTGCCGGGCATCGTGCGGCGCCACCGCGCGATCCTCGACGATGCCGTGCTGGTGAGCGACCGGGAGGCGCTCGAGGAGACGCGACGCCTGAACCGTGCCGGGCACCCGGTCGGACCGAGCAGCGGCACCAACATGACGGTGGCGCGCCGGCTCGCCGCCGAGGGTCTGACCGTTCTCACGTTTCTCCCCGATCGAATCGATCGCTACCGCAGCCTGCCGGAATTCAAGGACCTTTGA
- a CDS encoding MopE-related protein, with product MRTRPVPVVASLLIVLGSAWSNARASCDVSTPMGHSFMSYLQCNAYTHSVGYSYQVGDPSGANTGPVKITCDNNDGTLCGPAGLPVALGQVTIDTDWMDAGVVGCPVAASGAQRVVIVVATSSQLDSAALLISLSGADPGIGYAVEAAHQIDEAAMQIIPAACGRTLLLIATAGRNIYLRASLPPLYTDCDQGSLGAFYGTTCPDAFRPVLSFGPVYTRLQRCGDPFDPRKEGWTNTGVLPDASGYAAVTAGDIPRQPGDCLFVGSTTVVDGVETGSVTGYIRVDIDCVDGDGDGFTTCDGDCDDRDPAVHPGATEISNCKDDNCDGAVDEGFDADLDGIVDCRDNCPAVSNPNQSDIDFDGIGDVCDNCPTIPNRDQDPCVCAQCNIGNVAITFSSPYGKGSGVVTWDTTREVDILGFNIVVIDQKGVRTQLNPVLIPCEECITGVGHTYTYVIPKHKSGRDIFVETLRLNGIIQVAGPAARL from the coding sequence ATGCGAACCCGCCCTGTTCCCGTTGTCGCCTCGCTCCTGATCGTGCTCGGGTCGGCCTGGTCGAATGCGCGGGCGTCCTGCGACGTTTCCACGCCGATGGGCCATTCCTTCATGTCCTACCTGCAGTGCAACGCCTACACACACTCGGTCGGATATTCCTATCAGGTGGGCGATCCATCCGGAGCGAACACCGGGCCGGTGAAAATCACGTGCGATAATAACGACGGCACGTTGTGCGGCCCGGCCGGCCTGCCGGTAGCCCTCGGGCAGGTGACGATCGACACCGACTGGATGGACGCTGGAGTGGTCGGATGTCCGGTCGCGGCCTCGGGGGCGCAGCGGGTCGTGATCGTGGTGGCGACGTCGTCACAGCTCGACTCGGCCGCTCTGCTCATCTCCCTGAGCGGCGCGGACCCCGGGATCGGGTACGCCGTCGAGGCGGCTCATCAGATCGACGAGGCGGCGATGCAGATCATCCCCGCCGCATGCGGCCGGACGCTCCTGCTCATCGCGACCGCCGGCCGCAACATCTACCTGCGCGCCTCCCTGCCGCCCCTGTACACCGATTGCGACCAGGGCTCGCTGGGGGCGTTCTACGGAACGACCTGCCCGGACGCCTTCCGGCCGGTGCTGTCGTTCGGACCGGTCTACACGCGCCTGCAGCGGTGCGGCGATCCCTTCGATCCGCGCAAGGAGGGCTGGACGAACACCGGTGTCCTGCCCGACGCGAGCGGCTATGCGGCCGTCACGGCCGGGGACATTCCCCGGCAGCCGGGGGACTGCCTGTTCGTGGGCAGCACGACCGTCGTCGACGGCGTCGAGACGGGAAGCGTCACAGGCTACATCAGGGTGGACATCGACTGCGTGGACGGGGACGGCGACGGGTTCACGACCTGCGACGGCGACTGCGACGATCGCGACCCGGCAGTCCATCCGGGCGCGACCGAAATAAGCAACTGCAAGGACGACAATTGCGACGGCGCGGTCGACGAGGGCTTCGACGCCGATCTGGACGGTATCGTGGACTGCCGTGACAACTGTCCGGCGGTCTCCAATCCCAACCAGTCGGACATCGACTTCGACGGCATCGGGGACGTCTGCGACAACTGTCCGACGATCCCCAATAGGGACCAGGACCCCTGCGTCTGCGCCCAGTGCAACATCGGAAATGTGGCCATCACCTTCTCGAGCCCTTATGGAAAGGGCTCGGGTGTCGTCACCTGGGACACCACTCGCGAGGTCGACATTCTAGGCTTCAACATCGTCGTGATCGACCAGAAGGGTGTCCGCACTCAGCTCAACCCCGTCCTGATCCCGTGCGAGGAGTGCATCACCGGAGTCGGGCACACCTACACGTACGTCATCCCGAAGCACAAGAGCGGGCGCGACATCTTCGTCGAGACGCTGCGGCTGAACGGGATAATCCAGGTGGCCGGGCCCGCGGCAAGACTGTGA
- a CDS encoding AI-2E family transporter gives MPERGSLDALFWKALLVAGALWLLYLCLDIVLLTLSALVLAAAILPLADSLQKRRVPRAVTVCGLYAIGLGVLTLLVALLVPVVGEQAQILSQRLPQFYQTLNGWIASARIGLGRFSGSRAFELPPIGLERIGPLAQTLVERSLQATRGLFTGAFAALLVLFVAGYVVVDRRRLADGLLRFVPRPSRARTAKVATDVMRRMGGYIRGQMIVSACTAVILTVGLTLIGFEAPLLIGVLTGALNFVPYLGSTVSFILAILLALNSSVFTIVGVVAVFVIEQFLEGNFLVPYFTGRQVELHPLAVLAALIVGANLAGVLGALVAVPLTAGIDAVLQDVYLKAIEQKNVG, from the coding sequence ATGCCTGAACGCGGGTCGCTGGACGCGCTCTTCTGGAAGGCCCTTCTTGTCGCGGGCGCCCTGTGGCTGCTCTATCTGTGCCTCGACATCGTTCTGCTGACGCTGAGCGCCCTCGTCCTCGCCGCCGCCATCCTTCCGCTGGCCGACTCTCTTCAGAAACGCCGGGTGCCGCGCGCCGTGACGGTGTGCGGCCTGTACGCGATCGGTCTCGGCGTCCTGACGCTCCTGGTCGCCCTGCTCGTGCCGGTGGTCGGCGAGCAGGCGCAGATCCTGTCCCAGCGGCTGCCCCAGTTCTACCAGACGCTGAACGGGTGGATCGCCTCCGCGCGGATCGGTCTCGGACGATTCAGCGGCAGCCGTGCCTTCGAGCTGCCGCCCATCGGCCTGGAGAGGATCGGACCGCTCGCGCAGACGCTCGTCGAGCGCTCGCTGCAGGCGACGCGCGGTCTGTTCACGGGCGCTTTCGCCGCCCTCCTCGTCCTGTTCGTGGCGGGTTACGTCGTCGTCGATCGCCGGCGGCTCGCGGACGGGCTTCTGCGCTTCGTCCCGCGCCCGTCACGCGCGCGCACGGCGAAGGTCGCGACGGACGTCATGCGCCGCATGGGAGGGTACATCCGGGGACAGATGATCGTCAGCGCCTGCACCGCAGTCATCCTGACGGTCGGCCTCACGCTGATCGGCTTCGAGGCCCCGCTCCTCATCGGCGTCCTGACGGGGGCGCTCAACTTCGTCCCCTATCTGGGATCGACGGTGTCGTTCATCCTGGCGATCCTGCTGGCGCTCAACTCGTCGGTCTTCACGATCGTCGGGGTGGTGGCCGTATTCGTGATCGAGCAGTTCCTGGAGGGGAATTTCCTGGTCCCCTATTTCACCGGGCGGCAGGTCGAGCTGCACCCGCTTGCCGTCCTCGCCGCCCTCATCGTCGGCGCCAACCTTGCGGGGGTGCTCGGCGCGCTCGTCGCCGTGCCGCTGACCGCGGGCATCGACGCCGTCCTGCAGGACGTTTACCTGAAGGCGATCGAGCAGAAGAACGTGGGGTGA